AGCCACACAGACAGGGGACAGGTTCCCTGGAGAGTAAAGGCCTTTCTTTGAGTGTGAGAGTGCCACAGCTCTCCGGGAGGCCTGTGTCCCAGCGTGGCTGGATGAGAGCCAACAAAGGGACCCTCCCTAGAGGGTTGACTTCTCTGGCAGGCCCATCCTGGTAATATGTCACCTGTGCTGACAGGTGGGCTTTCTTCTACAGGACCTCACAGCCAGGGGCCCGGCAGCATTGAAATCTAACAAAGGTCCCCAGAGCTCATGCCTGACTTAAATCTTACACAGGACACCATCGTATTTCAGAGCCAAGCAGGGAGTTGAGAGATGGAGTGGCTGTGCCGGCCAGTGTCCTTTCTGAGGctctaaggaaaagaaagaggccTACCTCTGGCTGTCTGTGGGGCACAGAGAGCACCCAGAGCCACTCTGATTAGCCAGGCTCTGTGTCACCTCCATGCTGTGCCACTGTCCCATAGGAAGCAGCGGGACGGAGGAAGACAGCCTGGTGGAAACGCACCGAGCAAGGTTGCACAGAGCCTGAGAGAAGCAGAACAGCCCTGGGTCCCTGTCCCCTTGGGGTTCCGGGAGGGGAGTCTGCCGCCCCTCACCCACCCCAAACCACGGCATGTCTGACGTTTGTACCAAGTTATGCCTGGGACAGGTATCTTAGAGTTGAGAGTCCTAGTTTCTCGGAAGTTCCTGCTGCCTTTTCCTGGAAACACCTGCGCCGCCCGCCTCGGAGAATCCATGCCCTCAGCAGCGCCCTGACCACAGCACGGTGAAGCCAGTGCGGCTTGCGTGGCCCCCAGGGCGGccgggggcagaggggggatccGGCCGCACAGCACACCCCGGTGCAGCGGTCTCAGCCCGGGGCGGGCGAGGCTGGGGCCTTCCGCAGCGCCCGCAGGTGCAGGCCCTCGTGCGGCTCCGCGGCCTGCACGCCCCCGGCCCTCGCCATCCTCCCCGTGCTGTCCAGCCGGTTCCCGAGCCCAGGCTCCCCACCCCGGAGGCCCGGTGAGGTGCCCGGTGAGGTGCCCGGCGCAGTGAGCGCTGCAAGCTGGACTCTGCCTTCCCATTTAGCCACTGCGCATCCAGCCACAGGCCTCTCCCTGAGGGTGCGTCTGCCCCTGGCCGTTTctaggctccctgagggcaggggcgTTCAGCTGCATTCACTGTGCGCCTTCCAGCCCAGCTCCACGTCCGGCCTTGGGTAGAAGCTCAGTATGTCGTTCAAGACACGAAAGAGGACAGCCCGGACTGTGAGGGCCTTTCAGGGTCACGCTCTAGTCCTCTTGCCCATTGGAGCCCcaggtttattttcctttcagtgaCATGATAATAAGAGCGGGCACTTACAGCATGCAGACGGTAGGCCAGGCACTGCTCTGGGCACATGGTATCCATTTAGCCACTTATAGCCTCGGTTTCCCCATAATGGGCAGGTCACGTGACCATCTTATCAGCTAAGTACTGAGGTTGCGCCATCCACACTGTTGTTACTCAAACCCAGGTAGCCTGGCCCCAGGGTCCCCGCCGTGAGCCGCTGCTGCACACCCCGAGGAGCTAAAGTGCAGGGGACAAGGCTGGCATGGGAGGCCCCCGGGGCTTGCTCCCAGGAACCCAACAAAGCCTCCTCCATTCTCGGAAGCTTCCACTCTGGTTTCCTTAGCCAGATAGACCAGGCACTATTCTGTTTGTGCCTTCCTGAAAGGTTAGTTTCTAACCTTGTTAAAAGCACTTCATAGGGAAACCTGATTAAAAaacctaataaaataaaaaatggggtcaagtccagagagagagaactgtttAAGAAGCAGAGGAAGCTCTACTTAATTTTGTTGTTAAGCCAGTGAAGTCATCCGGAGGTTTGCACAGTTCCCGTCAGAGGTGGGAGGTTGCAAAGGCAAGTGTGTGCACTCAGAGAACCACGTGCTTTTGAGAGCGAGCCCCGGAGGCACAACCCTGGGCCTCTCTGCACAGTGCTTAGCCCCAGGCAATGCCCCATGCCTGGGCCACCCTCCTCTGCCCACAGAATGATTTCCAAAATGCATCCTGCCTCACTGAGAAGGGCCTGCCCTCATTCAGGACACCCCAGACCCTCCACTTAGGTAGACTTGATGTCACCTGAGCAGAAAGAAATTCAAGTGTCTACCCCCCACCCTCTTCTGAAACCCTGGCTTAGCGATCTGTACCACACACCTAATCTTGGGGATCCTGCATTTGCAGCTACCACATTTCCAAGTACAAGATTCTCTCAAGGGGTCCCACTGCAGACAACCGAAAGCCTTGGTGGTGCATGGAGCTTATCGAAGACATACTTTTCCACCCACCATCTTATCTTTCAAGCTGGTCACCATCTGCTGACCCTTGGTCAGTGCTTTTGGGGGAAGCTAGGTTTACAAAGGACTTTTGTTGAGTAAATACTTAACAAGAAAAGCAGTGGTTCTAAGTGTGAGCAGCATCAGCTCTGCCTGGGAACTTGACATGCCTGGATGGAGCCTCCAATCCAGACTGAGTACTTCCACTCGGGGAGAGCAATAATCTTGATCTTCATGGTGCTGGGGGCCAGGGCTGTGATCTCCTTCTGCATCCTGTCAGCAATGCCATACAGAGAGTCACCCTCCAgccctgctgaatcagaaactccgGACTGAGGCCTGGCAGTCTGTGTGTGAACCAGCCCTCCAGGCATTCTGAAGTGCCCCAAATTTGAGGACGATTAAAGTAGAGTGAAAGATGGGGGAAAAACCCCTCTCGGTGCCATGTGATAAAAGGGCACAATAAGGGAATGCCCGTGCCTGCGGTCAGCAACAGTGTGAGGAATAGGGGATCTACTATATGTTGAATAATAACGTTTTTAAActcacttgatttttaaaaatcaagtaaaatcctcaggtgtttacttttttttttgtttatttttaaaaatcaagtaaatcCTCAGGTGTTCTGAACTATGGAAACCTGACCCTTCCCTTCTTCACCTGAATAAACATGcccagaacatttttttctcacaacAAGGACGTTGGAAGGTGTATTATTTTCCACCAATCTACAGacttcagttttgctttgttttgtttttcacaattaCTGAAAATGTATTGAATTCTTAACACAGTATCTGGcatattttaaaggctttatATTTCTTTAACCTGCACTCACGACCACCCATTTTAAGAAGTGAAACTAGAAGCAAGAGAGGTTAAGTGGCCTGTCccgccatccccacccccaccccccaggagggTAGAGCCACGGACATGCTCAAGCAGAGCAAGGGCGCAGACTGGAGCCCCATGGTGTCCTCAGGCCTGCGCTGAGACCTGCTTTTGATTTGCTACCTGGATACAGAACAACTGGGGACCAGGAAAGCTAGTGGTGTCAGGTCAGAGCACCCTGAGTCTGAGCACGTGAGAGCTATTTATGATTGGCAGCTTACTTGGGGAAATCTTGACTCTAAATGCCATAAAGACAAAACATACCAGGCAGTCATGGAAGGTAAATTATTTTACcttgaggtgggttttttttggttggttggtttgcttttggtttttgtaGATGTTTTTGATGAGTAgattctcttgttttgttttgctgttggtTCTCACTAGGCCCCGTGGATGGGCTTTTACGTTTTCCTTGTGCAACCACAGCCAAAGACACTTCCAGCTCCATGCATCAGTCTCTCGGTAGGTCCGACCCCAGAGAAGAGgcttaaaaaaaggtaatttgaGGGTTTCTGTTCATTGTGTAACAAGATAAAAGTTTCCACATACTACAGTGAGATGGTCTGTAGGAAAGCTGTGCACAGACCCTTTGCTGGAATTGAAGAGTCCACAGGCCTCCCAAACAGAGTCGAAGTGGAACATTTTAACCATCACAGCTCCATTTTTTTTAGTTGGAAAAGTGGAGGTTCAGGAAAG
The Canis aureus isolate CA01 chromosome 22, VMU_Caureus_v.1.0, whole genome shotgun sequence genome window above contains:
- the LOC144294201 gene encoding uncharacterized protein LOC144294201: MHRKRRYRQRQKRIKPLLWGRTYRETDAWSWKCLWLWLHKENVKAHPRGLVRTNSKTKQENLLIKNIYKNQKQTNQPKKTHLKDPSKIQKNLALKKPNIQKPLLIQKPPKE